In Acidisarcina polymorpha, the DNA window TCTGAGGTGCTTGCAGAGACTCGCGTGGGACTTCCGCAGTTGCAGGGTATCGTCGTCATTCATGGTCCGGGGAGCTTTACCGGGATCCGCATCGGCGTCAGTGCGGCAAAAGGTCTTGCTGAGGCTCTCGCCGTCCCGATTATTGCCGTTTCTCGCCTCAGGCTCTTGGCTCTGAAAGCCCAGGGCACGGCGATTGCCGTCCTCGACGCAGGTCGCGGCGAGTTTTTTGTGGGCGTCTATCAAGACGGAATTTGCGTTCAGGAAATTCTACTGACCCGCGAAAATTTGATGGAGGCGATGACGAACTGGAAGTACCCGGTTCTCGTCTGTGAAAACCGAGTTTTTGAGTCCCTATCGGAGATCGGGCCACGACTAGTCTCTGCACCAGCTGCGATCGACGCGCTTGCTGCCGGTGCAAACCGGTTTCTCGCCCAGGACTTCGACGATACGGCCCTGCTAGACGCCAACTATCTGCGTCGTTCTGAGATCGAGATGCTTGCCAGGATCGCCGAACATGCAGCACTGCGGGCCGCTCCATCGTGTGCTGACCCACGCCCTGCTTCGGTGTCGGTTGACTCGGCACCCGCTGATGTTCATCAAAGATGAGCGATGCGATTCGCATCCGGGCTATGACCGCCGAGGATGTGGAGGCGGTGATCGGGATGGAGCGGCAAACCGATACTGCTCCGCATTGGTCCCGCGACGACTACCTCTGCTGCCTCGAGCAGAATGCCGCTATGGCTCTGCAGCGGTTTGCCCTGGTAGCAGAATCGGGGTATTCCCTGGCAGGCTTTCTCGTCTTGCGCCTGTTAAAACTTCAGGGCGACTCCGAGGCGGAGCTGGAGTCGATCGTAGTCGCTCCTTTTCTGCAAGGGCAGGGAATCGGTAGACGGTTGATGACCGCGGGCCTGCAACTGGCAAGATCCCAAGGGGCCCGGCGCTTTTCTCTCGAAGTGCGAGCCTCAAACCAGGCGGCAATCCGCCTTTATCAGAGCTTTAAGCTAGCCGAAATTGGCCGCCGCCCGGGATATTTTCACCTTTCTGAGGAAGATGCTGTCCTAATGAGCATCAATTTGGAACTGGAGTTACGCGAAACCTTCGCACTTTCAGAATTTCCTCAACAAGTGGATTGAAAAGATCAGGCGACCGGAGTGATACTTTCATACGTCTTATGGAAAGAGGTGTTGCATGAAGGTAGAAACAACCGGAACGCAAGACGACGTGTCAATCCAGCAGCTGCAAGAGGAACACCGCCGGTATTCTGAGAAACTTGATGGACTCTCCCACAGCCCCTATCTATCAGCTGAAGAGCAGATCGAGGAAGTCCGCTTGAAAAAACTCAAACTTCGTGTCAAAGACGAGATGATGGGCCATCGTCCTTTCATTCGCTTCAACTAGCCAAGCCCTGGATTACGGCAGCTTCGTCACCCATTCGTGCTGCGGCGCCTGGACCACTGGACGCCGCAGGGGAATGGCTTTTTGTGTCCCATAGAACGCGCCAGCGCGCGTTACGACGCATTGACCTTCATCGCGACCTATACGCACCTATAATGGAAGAGGGCAGGCTCAAAGCCTGTGACATTCAGGAATAGAAGGTCGCTAACTCAAGTTCATGGTGCGTGACGGATATTTTTATGGCTTCGGCCTGCTGGCGGTCGCCGGGGCGCTGATCTGGTGGACGGGAGGATGGCTGTGGGCGATCGTTCCTCTTCTGCTCGCCGCGTTCTTTCTCTGGTTCTTTCGCGACCCGGCGCGCAGAATTCCCTCCGGAGCTGGTCTGATTGTTTCTCCTGCTGACGGGGTAGTAACCAGCGTTGAACACGTTTCGACGCTCTCGGGCAAGCAAATTAAACTGAGTGTCTTCTTGAGCGTCTTCGATGTGCATGTCAATCGCTCCCCCTTAAGCGGGCTGGTGCGGGAAGTTCGCTACGAAAAGGGTCTATTTTTGAATGCAATGAACCCGGCTTCTGCAGACAAGAATGAGCAAAATACCGTGGTTGTCGAGGGAGATGGCTGCCAGATCGTCTTCAAGCAGATCGCGGGTCTGCTGGCGCGGCGGATTGTCTTCAATAAGCGGGTTGGTGACCGGGTCGAGCGCGGTGAACGCGTAGGCTTGATCAAGTTTGGTTCGCGAGTCGATGTGCTGCTGCCAGGGAATGCCGCTGTTTCGGTAAAAAAAGGCGATAGGGTCAGGGGCGGCGCATCGGTGCTGGCCAAGGTGCCGGTGCCTACGCCCTTGTCCGGCGAGCCGATGATCGCCGGGGAGAGGAGAATTTGATCGCCCGCCAACGTCGGCGGGGCCTCTTCATTCTGCCGTCTGTTTTTACCGCCGGAAATATCGCTGCGGGTTATTACGCCATCACTCAGAGTTTGGAGGGTTCGGTGCTGGCGCCGCAGCACTTCAACTACGCGGCTCTGGCGATTGGGTTCGCAATTCCGTTCGACGCGCTCGACGGCCGCATTGCCCGCATGACCAATACCACCAGCGAGTTCGGCAAGGAACTCGATTCACTCGCCGACGTGATTACCTTCGGGGTAGCTCCGAGCATCCTAGCGTTCAGCTGGGGTTTTCGCTCGCTCGCCTTGGAAGGATATTCAGACATCCGGCAGCGCCTGGTGCAACTGGGAGCCTTCATCTGTTTTCTTTTTCTTATCTGTGGCTCGGCAAGGCTCGCGCGCTTCAATATCAGCCACAATCCGGTTGCCCTCAATCCCGGACGCGGGGACCGGAAGTACTTTGTGGGCATGCCGATCCCGGCCTCGGCAGGGATGATCGCCGCTGTCGTGCATTTTTTCCGAGGCGAGCCGCTGGCGGTCTGGTGGATGTCCGTACTGTGGATGGGACTGGTCGGCCTGATCGGCTTTCTCATGGTCAGCACCTGGCGATTCTGGAGCGGCAAGGAGATTAACCTTTTTAATCGACATCCCTTTCGTTTGTTGATTTTGCTGGGCGCATTTGTCTATGCGCTGGTGGTTTTTTCTCAGGTATTGTTGTTGCTCATGGCTGCTTTTTATACGTGCTCGGGGATTTTTTCCCGTGCTGCCTACTCCTGGTCGCGAGGACGAAAGCCCGCGAACGCTGCTTGAAAACCTCAAACATGTGAAACGAGACTTAATGCCTGAGAATTATCGGATTGCGATCGTCGGTGCTGGCTCCCTTCGCGGCAAGGAACTCAACGAGGCGCTTGGTGAATCCGCGTTTGCAGCGTCCGACTTTGTGCTGCTGGATGATGAGAGTTCGTTGGGCAAGGTCGAGGCGGTGGGGGACGAAGTCACTGTGGTGCAAATGATCGATCCACAGTCATTTGATCACGCGGATTTTGTTTTCTTCGCTGGAGACGCCGGCAATACGCTAAAGCACTGGAAGAGCGCCTCCCGTTCTGGCGCCAGCATTCTCGATCTTACTTACGCGCTCGAAGGCGAACCCGATGTATTGGTGCGTTCTCCGTGGGTGCGCGAGGAGCTGAACGGTCTTTCCTCAGGAAAGGCAACTCCCGATCTCAGAACGCCGGCGATCGTGCCGGCGCATCCTGCCGCCGTCGCGCTGGCGCTGTTATTGCTTCGCGTCAAAAAGGTGGGACCGGTCGCCAGCGCCTGGGCCACCGTCCTCGAGCCGGCCACGGAACATGGCCGCTCCGCCATGGATGAGCTGCATCAGCAGACCATCAGCCTGCTGTCCTTCCAACCTCTGCCCAAGGAGACCTATGACGCTCAGGTGGCCTTCAACCTGCTGCCAGTTCTCGGCGAGGAAGCGAAGGTGGACCTCGGTGCAACGGAATTGCGTATCCGCCGCCATTATGGGTTGCTATCCGGGGGAGGACTACCTCAGGTGAGCGTGCAGTTGATCCATGCTCCCGTATTCCACGGTTATGGCATTTCTCTCGGCATTGAACTGGAGCA includes these proteins:
- a CDS encoding GNAT family N-acetyltransferase, yielding MSDAIRIRAMTAEDVEAVIGMERQTDTAPHWSRDDYLCCLEQNAAMALQRFALVAESGYSLAGFLVLRLLKLQGDSEAELESIVVAPFLQGQGIGRRLMTAGLQLARSQGARRFSLEVRASNQAAIRLYQSFKLAEIGRRPGYFHLSEEDAVLMSINLELELRETFALSEFPQQVD
- a CDS encoding phosphatidylserine decarboxylase family protein, encoding MVRDGYFYGFGLLAVAGALIWWTGGWLWAIVPLLLAAFFLWFFRDPARRIPSGAGLIVSPADGVVTSVEHVSTLSGKQIKLSVFLSVFDVHVNRSPLSGLVREVRYEKGLFLNAMNPASADKNEQNTVVVEGDGCQIVFKQIAGLLARRIVFNKRVGDRVERGERVGLIKFGSRVDVLLPGNAAVSVKKGDRVRGGASVLAKVPVPTPLSGEPMIAGERRI
- the pssA gene encoding CDP-diacylglycerol--serine O-phosphatidyltransferase; translation: MIARQRRRGLFILPSVFTAGNIAAGYYAITQSLEGSVLAPQHFNYAALAIGFAIPFDALDGRIARMTNTTSEFGKELDSLADVITFGVAPSILAFSWGFRSLALEGYSDIRQRLVQLGAFICFLFLICGSARLARFNISHNPVALNPGRGDRKYFVGMPIPASAGMIAAVVHFFRGEPLAVWWMSVLWMGLVGLIGFLMVSTWRFWSGKEINLFNRHPFRLLILLGAFVYALVVFSQVLLLLMAAFYTCSGIFSRAAYSWSRGRKPANAA
- the tsaB gene encoding tRNA (adenosine(37)-N6)-threonylcarbamoyltransferase complex dimerization subunit type 1 TsaB, with amino-acid sequence MLLAIDTCGTLGGVALGELTAHPATRSSEPAQVRLAAARELAGRSYSEQLIPTISEVLAETRVGLPQLQGIVVIHGPGSFTGIRIGVSAAKGLAEALAVPIIAVSRLRLLALKAQGTAIAVLDAGRGEFFVGVYQDGICVQEILLTRENLMEAMTNWKYPVLVCENRVFESLSEIGPRLVSAPAAIDALAAGANRFLAQDFDDTALLDANYLRRSEIEMLARIAEHAALRAAPSCADPRPASVSVDSAPADVHQR
- a CDS encoding Asd/ArgC dimerization domain-containing protein is translated as MPENYRIAIVGAGSLRGKELNEALGESAFAASDFVLLDDESSLGKVEAVGDEVTVVQMIDPQSFDHADFVFFAGDAGNTLKHWKSASRSGASILDLTYALEGEPDVLVRSPWVREELNGLSSGKATPDLRTPAIVPAHPAAVALALLLLRVKKVGPVASAWATVLEPATEHGRSAMDELHQQTISLLSFQPLPKETYDAQVAFNLLPVLGEEAKVDLGATELRIRRHYGLLSGGGLPQVSVQLIHAPVFHGYGISLGIELEQPASVEELEAALTGEHVDVVLGDQDAPSNLSTAGEEDIMVRVRGEEGRQRFWIWAAADNLKLSALNAVACALELRKLRPQGKVQ
- a CDS encoding DUF465 domain-containing protein codes for the protein MKVETTGTQDDVSIQQLQEEHRRYSEKLDGLSHSPYLSAEEQIEEVRLKKLKLRVKDEMMGHRPFIRFN